One window of the Melopsittacus undulatus isolate bMelUnd1 chromosome W unlocalized genomic scaffold, bMelUnd1.mat.Z SUPER_W_unloc_5, whole genome shotgun sequence genome contains the following:
- the LOC117438290 gene encoding mesoderm induction early response protein 3-like isoform X3 gives MAEASFGSSSPVGSLSSEDHDFDPSAEMLVHDCDDERTLEEEEIMEENKNFSSEIQDLEKEGNMPLEDLLAFYSCEPAIPVMAGSSADSSPSELADELPDMTLDKEEIAKDLLSGDDEETQSSADDLTPSVTSHEATNFFPRPLRSNTMCDGDKESEGEGVEADSGNSSEELRKEIMVGSQYQAEIPPYLGRYHNIERAYENEDHLLWKPDVISESKVKEYLFETSLRTGNENMICRIPEGLHTRDNEQALYELLKSSHNVKEAIERYCSNGKASQEEMTAWTEEECRSFEHALLIYGKDFHLVQKNKQTRFGKKRYNHHPGVTDYMDRLVDEAEALGEVHSSALTSHTRTETIPDQQLSILNSITASELTALTSSVATVCHDSDVNCLDDTFPPMDSLPRAPVNHVPVGTEELLNLPSSGESDCFNLFETGFYHSELNQMNTCSEETERPAKRLKMGIAVPESFMNDVSVNNLGVDFDNHAHHITSAKMAVSVADLSLSANETNGFISTHALHQHTALHSE, from the exons ATGGCGGAG GCTTCATTTGGGAGTTCGAGCCCAG TTGGCTCTTTATCGTCTGAGGATCATGACTTTGACCCTTCTGCTGAAATGCTGGTACATGATTGTGATGATGAGCGAACTCTTGAAGAAGAGGAAAttatggaagaaaacaagaatttcaGCTCTGAAATTCAAGATTTAGAAAAG GAAGGAAACATGCCACTGGAAGATTTACTGGCATTCTATAGCTGTGAACCTGCAATTCCAGTTATGGCTGGTTCTAGTGCAGATAGCTCTCCAAGTGAACTTGCAGATGAACTTCCAGATATGACTCTAGATAAA GAGGAAATTGCTAAAGACCTCTTATCGGGTGATGATGAAGAAACACAGTCTTCTGCTGATGACTTGACACCATCAGTTACTTCACATGAGGCTACCAACTTCTTTCCTCGGCCATTAAGAT CAAACACTATGTGTGATGGAGATAAGGAATCAGAAGGTGAAGGCGTAGAGGCAGACAGTGGTAATTCATCTGAAGAGTTGAGAAAG gaAATAATGGTTGGTTCACAATATCAAGCTGAAATTCCACCTTACCTTGGCAGATACCATAATATTGAAAGGG CCTATGAAAACGAAGACCATTTACTTTGGAAACCTGATGTGATCTCAGAAAGTAAAGTTAAAGAATACCTGTTTGAAACCTCCTTAagaacaggaaatgaaaacatgatATGCAGAATTCCTGAAGGACTACATACACGGGACAATGAACAA GCACTATATGAACTTCTCAAAAGTAGCCATAATGTTAAAGAAGCAATTGAGAGATACTGTTCAAATGGAAAGGCATCTCAGG aagagatgacagcatgGACAGAAGAAGAATGCAGAAGCTTTGAACATGCACTTCTGATTTATGGAAAAGACTTTCATCTCGTACAGAAAAACAAG CAAACAAGATTTGGAAAGAAGAGATATAACCATCATCCAGGAGTTAC GGACTACATGGATCGTTTGGTAGATGAAGCAGAAGCCCTTGGAGAAGTACATTCTTCAGCCTTAACATCTCATACTCGAACAGAAACCATTCCTGATCAACAGCTAAGCATTCTGAACTCTATTACTGCTAGTGAGCTGACAG CATTGACAAGCAGTGTAGCTACAGTCTGCCATGATTCAGATGTGAATTGCCTGGATGATACCTTTCCTCCTATGGACAGCTTACCCCGAGCACCAGTTAATCATGTGCCTGTTGGAACAGAGGAATTGCTTAACTTGCCTAGCAGTGGTGAAAGcgattgttttaatttatttgagaCTGGCTTTTATCATTCAGAGCTAAACCAAATGAACACATGCAGTGAGGAAACAGAAAGACCTGCGAAGAGGTTGAAAATGGGGATTGCTGTCCCAGAATCTTTCATGAATGATGTCTCTGTAAATAATCTTGGTGTGGACTTTGATAACCATGCACACCATATTACCAGTGCCAAAATGGCTGTTTCAGTGGCTGACTTGAGTTTATCTGCAAATGAGACAAATGGTTTTATTAGCACCCATGCTCTTCACCAACATACTGCCCTTCACTCAGAATGA
- the LOC117438290 gene encoding mesoderm induction early response protein 3-like isoform X2, translating into MAEASFGSSSPVGSLSSEDHDFDPSAEMLVHDCDDERTLEEEEIMEENKNFSSEIQDLEKEGNMPLEDLLAFYSCEPAIPVMAGSSADSSPSELADELPDMTLDKEEIAKDLLSGDDEETQSSADDLTPSVTSHEATNFFPRPLRSNTMCDGDKESEGEGVEADSGNSSEELRKEIMVGSQYQAEIPPYLGRYHNIERAYENEDHLLWKPDVISESKVKEYLFETSLRTGNENMICRIPEGLHTRDNEQALYELLKSSHNVKEAIERYCSNGKASQEMTAWTEEECRSFEHALLIYGKDFHLVQKNKVRTRTVAECVAFYYMWKKSERYDYFAQQTRFGKKRYNHHPGVTDYMDRLVDEAEALGEVHSSALTSHTRTETIPDQQLSILNSITASELTALTSSVATVCHDSDVNCLDDTFPPMDSLPRAPVNHVPVGTEELLNLPSSGESDCFNLFETGFYHSELNQMNTCSEETERPAKRLKMGIAVPESFMNDVSVNNLGVDFDNHAHHITSAKMAVSVADLSLSANETNGFISTHALHQHTALHSE; encoded by the exons ATGGCGGAG GCTTCATTTGGGAGTTCGAGCCCAG TTGGCTCTTTATCGTCTGAGGATCATGACTTTGACCCTTCTGCTGAAATGCTGGTACATGATTGTGATGATGAGCGAACTCTTGAAGAAGAGGAAAttatggaagaaaacaagaatttcaGCTCTGAAATTCAAGATTTAGAAAAG GAAGGAAACATGCCACTGGAAGATTTACTGGCATTCTATAGCTGTGAACCTGCAATTCCAGTTATGGCTGGTTCTAGTGCAGATAGCTCTCCAAGTGAACTTGCAGATGAACTTCCAGATATGACTCTAGATAAA GAGGAAATTGCTAAAGACCTCTTATCGGGTGATGATGAAGAAACACAGTCTTCTGCTGATGACTTGACACCATCAGTTACTTCACATGAGGCTACCAACTTCTTTCCTCGGCCATTAAGAT CAAACACTATGTGTGATGGAGATAAGGAATCAGAAGGTGAAGGCGTAGAGGCAGACAGTGGTAATTCATCTGAAGAGTTGAGAAAG gaAATAATGGTTGGTTCACAATATCAAGCTGAAATTCCACCTTACCTTGGCAGATACCATAATATTGAAAGGG CCTATGAAAACGAAGACCATTTACTTTGGAAACCTGATGTGATCTCAGAAAGTAAAGTTAAAGAATACCTGTTTGAAACCTCCTTAagaacaggaaatgaaaacatgatATGCAGAATTCCTGAAGGACTACATACACGGGACAATGAACAA GCACTATATGAACTTCTCAAAAGTAGCCATAATGTTAAAGAAGCAATTGAGAGATACTGTTCAAATGGAAAGGCATCTCAGG agatgacagcatgGACAGAAGAAGAATGCAGAAGCTTTGAACATGCACTTCTGATTTATGGAAAAGACTTTCATCTCGTACAGAAAAACAAG GTAAGAACCAGAACAGTTGCTGAGTGTGTGGCTTTCTATTACATGTGGAAAAAGTCAGAACGTTATGATTACTTTGCTCAGCAAACAAGATTTGGAAAGAAGAGATATAACCATCATCCAGGAGTTAC GGACTACATGGATCGTTTGGTAGATGAAGCAGAAGCCCTTGGAGAAGTACATTCTTCAGCCTTAACATCTCATACTCGAACAGAAACCATTCCTGATCAACAGCTAAGCATTCTGAACTCTATTACTGCTAGTGAGCTGACAG CATTGACAAGCAGTGTAGCTACAGTCTGCCATGATTCAGATGTGAATTGCCTGGATGATACCTTTCCTCCTATGGACAGCTTACCCCGAGCACCAGTTAATCATGTGCCTGTTGGAACAGAGGAATTGCTTAACTTGCCTAGCAGTGGTGAAAGcgattgttttaatttatttgagaCTGGCTTTTATCATTCAGAGCTAAACCAAATGAACACATGCAGTGAGGAAACAGAAAGACCTGCGAAGAGGTTGAAAATGGGGATTGCTGTCCCAGAATCTTTCATGAATGATGTCTCTGTAAATAATCTTGGTGTGGACTTTGATAACCATGCACACCATATTACCAGTGCCAAAATGGCTGTTTCAGTGGCTGACTTGAGTTTATCTGCAAATGAGACAAATGGTTTTATTAGCACCCATGCTCTTCACCAACATACTGCCCTTCACTCAGAATGA
- the LOC117438290 gene encoding mesoderm induction early response protein 3-like isoform X1, with protein MAEASFGSSSPVGSLSSEDHDFDPSAEMLVHDCDDERTLEEEEIMEENKNFSSEIQDLEKEGNMPLEDLLAFYSCEPAIPVMAGSSADSSPSELADELPDMTLDKEEIAKDLLSGDDEETQSSADDLTPSVTSHEATNFFPRPLRSNTMCDGDKESEGEGVEADSGNSSEELRKEIMVGSQYQAEIPPYLGRYHNIERAYENEDHLLWKPDVISESKVKEYLFETSLRTGNENMICRIPEGLHTRDNEQALYELLKSSHNVKEAIERYCSNGKASQEEMTAWTEEECRSFEHALLIYGKDFHLVQKNKVRTRTVAECVAFYYMWKKSERYDYFAQQTRFGKKRYNHHPGVTDYMDRLVDEAEALGEVHSSALTSHTRTETIPDQQLSILNSITASELTALTSSVATVCHDSDVNCLDDTFPPMDSLPRAPVNHVPVGTEELLNLPSSGESDCFNLFETGFYHSELNQMNTCSEETERPAKRLKMGIAVPESFMNDVSVNNLGVDFDNHAHHITSAKMAVSVADLSLSANETNGFISTHALHQHTALHSE; from the exons ATGGCGGAG GCTTCATTTGGGAGTTCGAGCCCAG TTGGCTCTTTATCGTCTGAGGATCATGACTTTGACCCTTCTGCTGAAATGCTGGTACATGATTGTGATGATGAGCGAACTCTTGAAGAAGAGGAAAttatggaagaaaacaagaatttcaGCTCTGAAATTCAAGATTTAGAAAAG GAAGGAAACATGCCACTGGAAGATTTACTGGCATTCTATAGCTGTGAACCTGCAATTCCAGTTATGGCTGGTTCTAGTGCAGATAGCTCTCCAAGTGAACTTGCAGATGAACTTCCAGATATGACTCTAGATAAA GAGGAAATTGCTAAAGACCTCTTATCGGGTGATGATGAAGAAACACAGTCTTCTGCTGATGACTTGACACCATCAGTTACTTCACATGAGGCTACCAACTTCTTTCCTCGGCCATTAAGAT CAAACACTATGTGTGATGGAGATAAGGAATCAGAAGGTGAAGGCGTAGAGGCAGACAGTGGTAATTCATCTGAAGAGTTGAGAAAG gaAATAATGGTTGGTTCACAATATCAAGCTGAAATTCCACCTTACCTTGGCAGATACCATAATATTGAAAGGG CCTATGAAAACGAAGACCATTTACTTTGGAAACCTGATGTGATCTCAGAAAGTAAAGTTAAAGAATACCTGTTTGAAACCTCCTTAagaacaggaaatgaaaacatgatATGCAGAATTCCTGAAGGACTACATACACGGGACAATGAACAA GCACTATATGAACTTCTCAAAAGTAGCCATAATGTTAAAGAAGCAATTGAGAGATACTGTTCAAATGGAAAGGCATCTCAGG aagagatgacagcatgGACAGAAGAAGAATGCAGAAGCTTTGAACATGCACTTCTGATTTATGGAAAAGACTTTCATCTCGTACAGAAAAACAAG GTAAGAACCAGAACAGTTGCTGAGTGTGTGGCTTTCTATTACATGTGGAAAAAGTCAGAACGTTATGATTACTTTGCTCAGCAAACAAGATTTGGAAAGAAGAGATATAACCATCATCCAGGAGTTAC GGACTACATGGATCGTTTGGTAGATGAAGCAGAAGCCCTTGGAGAAGTACATTCTTCAGCCTTAACATCTCATACTCGAACAGAAACCATTCCTGATCAACAGCTAAGCATTCTGAACTCTATTACTGCTAGTGAGCTGACAG CATTGACAAGCAGTGTAGCTACAGTCTGCCATGATTCAGATGTGAATTGCCTGGATGATACCTTTCCTCCTATGGACAGCTTACCCCGAGCACCAGTTAATCATGTGCCTGTTGGAACAGAGGAATTGCTTAACTTGCCTAGCAGTGGTGAAAGcgattgttttaatttatttgagaCTGGCTTTTATCATTCAGAGCTAAACCAAATGAACACATGCAGTGAGGAAACAGAAAGACCTGCGAAGAGGTTGAAAATGGGGATTGCTGTCCCAGAATCTTTCATGAATGATGTCTCTGTAAATAATCTTGGTGTGGACTTTGATAACCATGCACACCATATTACCAGTGCCAAAATGGCTGTTTCAGTGGCTGACTTGAGTTTATCTGCAAATGAGACAAATGGTTTTATTAGCACCCATGCTCTTCACCAACATACTGCCCTTCACTCAGAATGA